One segment of Phragmites australis chromosome 13, lpPhrAust1.1, whole genome shotgun sequence DNA contains the following:
- the LOC133887828 gene encoding uncharacterized protein LOC133887828: MADNPGEAAGQCKVHGCSSYPLSFPSQPPDINNWFSSYEYESRGAPELVADAAGEDGSETQDPLEHSLLKHVPRDAGVALSENCLGGQSEPELFAGKYLVPVDGGAVKPAPKRKQILRALFGAGFLDNDQEATETESQVVLPVQRNALEPLLHCNAMGLPDDKLSHEGVIEHSKVQVDCNGISSVDTQESTPADQEVGYSKFPVDCDGTSLADIGKHFPEDGSDRIKLPANFEGTNLVATERSSQDGIDHNILPVSHNSISLTDTEDKSPAEETGRCKPALNDKDPEKRVASDGFVAVKRKDKPTEEYKINQIPKHPMGREKGILQENCSIVEQKVLVQGHTRRPLTDRTKISEVAAAPAPELCGKWKCPRKGNPYVGPPLKQLRLEQWVRRVN; this comes from the exons ATGGCCGACAACCCCGGCGAAGCTGCCGGCCAATGCAAG GTGCACGGGTGCAGCTCGTACCCCCTGTCATTCCCTTCTC AGCCGCCGGACATCAATAACTGGTTTTCGAGCTACGAGTACGAGTCGCGGGGGGCTCCGGAGCTGGTTGCTGATGCTGCCGGCGAGGACGGCAGCGAGACCCAAGACCCACTCGAG CATTCGTTATTAAAACATGTCCCTCGGGATGCTGGTGTTGCTTTGAGTGAGAATTGTTTGGGAGGCCAATCTGAGCCTGAACTTTTTGCCGGAAAATATTTGGTTCCGGTTGATGGTGGTGCGGTGAAGCCGGCCCCCAAAAGGAAGCAAATCCTGCGGGCGTTGTTCGGAGCGGGTTTTCTTGACAATGATCAGGAGGCTACTGAAACCGAAAGTCAGGTGGTGTTGCCTGTGCAAAGAAATGCACTAGAGCCTCTGTTGCATTGCAATGCGATGGGATTACCTGATGATAAACTAAGCCACGAAGGTGTAATCGAACACAGCAAGGTGCAGGTGGATTGCAATGGTATTAGTTCAGTTGACACTCAAGAAAGCACCCCGGCAGATCAGGAGGTTGGGTACAGTAAATTTCCAGTTGATTGTGATGGCACAAGTTTAGCTGATATCGGAAAACACTTCCCAGAAGATGGCAGTGACCGCATCAAACTGCCTGCTAATTTTGAAGGTACAAATCTAGTTGCCACTGAAAGAAGTTCCCAAGATGGTATCGACCACAACATACTTCCTGTTAGTCATAACAGTATCAGTTTAACTGACACTGAAGACAAGTCTCCAGCAGAAGAAACTGGCCGCTGCAAGCCTGCATTGAATGATAAAGATCCGGAAAAAAGAGTTGCATCCGATGGTTTTGTTGCCGTCAAGCGAAAGGACAAGCCAACGGAGgaatacaagataaaccaaaTTCCTAAGCACCCAATGGGAAGGGAGAAGGGAATATTGCAAGAGAACTGTAGCATTGTGGAACAGAAGGTTTTAGTCCAAGGGCACACTAGAAGACCCTTGACAGATAGAACCAAAATTTCAGAAGTAGCAGCAGCTCCAGCGCCTGAGCTCTGCGGAAAATGGAAATGCCCTCGCAAAGGCAATCCCTATGTTGGTCCTCCACTGAAGCAGCTTCGGTTGGAACAATGGGTCCGCCGAGTAAATTGA